The following coding sequences are from one Nicotiana tomentosiformis chromosome 3, ASM39032v3, whole genome shotgun sequence window:
- the LOC104095352 gene encoding thioredoxin-like 2, chloroplastic isoform X1 — MQGYSLYSLKVCPFSPFSLPSNSLPFKLNSWKRRVHSSHFVNPSDYAPNKRLLLFKVHATAAETDQPKWWEKNASNMVDIHSTQQFLDALSQAGDRLVIVEFYGTWCASCRALFPKVCTIAEKHPEIFFLKVNFDENKPLCKSLNVKVLPYFHFYRGADGLLDSFSCSLAKLQKLKDAIANYNNPANANESTLKGTGDSQLL; from the exons ATGCAAGGCTACTCTCTGTATTCACTTAAAGTTTGTCCCTTTTCCCCCTTTTCTCTTCCTTCAAATTCACTGCCCTTTAAATTGAACTCATGGAAAAGAAGGGTTCACTCTTCCCATTTTGTAAATCCTTCTGATTATGCCCCCAACAAACGTTTGCTTCTTTTCAAG GTACATGCAACTGCTGCTGAAACTGATCAACCAAAATGGTGGGAAAAGAATGCCTCAAATATGGTTGACATCCATTCAACTCAACAATTTTTAGATGCTTTAAGTCAAGCTGGAGATAGATTAGTGATTGTTGAATTTTATGGCACATGGTGTGCCTCTTGTCGTGCGTTGTTCCCCAAG GTCTGCACGATTGCTGAAAAACACCCAGAAATCTTTTTCCTTAAGGTGAACTTTGATGAGAACAAGCCCTTGTGCAAAAGCCTAAATGTAAAAGTCCTTCCATATTTCCATTTCTACAGAGGCGCTGACGGTCTGTTGGATTCCTTTTCCTGTTCTCTCGCAAAG CTCCAGAAACTAAAGGATGCAATTGCAAATTATAATAACCCAGCTAATGCAAATGAGAGTACACTGAAAGGCACTGGTGATTCTCAACTTCTGTGA
- the LOC104095352 gene encoding thioredoxin-like 2-2, chloroplastic isoform X2 — protein sequence MQGYSLYSLKVCPFSPFSLPSNSLPFKLNSWKRRVHSSHFVNPSDYAPNKRLLLFKVHATAAETDQPKWWEKNASNMVDIHSTQQFLDALSQAGDRLVIVEFYGTWCASCRALFPKVCTIAEKHPEIFFLKVNFDENKPLCKSLNVKVLPYFHFYRGADGLLDSFSCSLAKDFIQFEVDGNGKNIRAYCIHYVLLTIRDC from the exons ATGCAAGGCTACTCTCTGTATTCACTTAAAGTTTGTCCCTTTTCCCCCTTTTCTCTTCCTTCAAATTCACTGCCCTTTAAATTGAACTCATGGAAAAGAAGGGTTCACTCTTCCCATTTTGTAAATCCTTCTGATTATGCCCCCAACAAACGTTTGCTTCTTTTCAAG GTACATGCAACTGCTGCTGAAACTGATCAACCAAAATGGTGGGAAAAGAATGCCTCAAATATGGTTGACATCCATTCAACTCAACAATTTTTAGATGCTTTAAGTCAAGCTGGAGATAGATTAGTGATTGTTGAATTTTATGGCACATGGTGTGCCTCTTGTCGTGCGTTGTTCCCCAAG GTCTGCACGATTGCTGAAAAACACCCAGAAATCTTTTTCCTTAAGGTGAACTTTGATGAGAACAAGCCCTTGTGCAAAAGCCTAAATGTAAAAGTCCTTCCATATTTCCATTTCTACAGAGGCGCTGACGGTCTGTTGGATTCCTTTTCCTGTTCTCTCGCAAAG GATTTTATTCAATTTGAAGTCGATGGAAATGGCAAGAACATTAGAGCCTATTGCATTCACTATGTGCTTTTGACTATTCGCGACTGTTAA
- the LOC104095351 gene encoding phospholipase D alpha 4 gives MCIPLTNQRKFCMFSDLSLPKYSQPNIIKPVNNCKMEGKYKFFHGTLEVSIFRATSHKSSIPFKCISANGKPAYVTIKIDNKTVAKTTQERDRVWNQTFQILCAHSPNTTITITLKTKCTTLGKFTVHSHKLLNEASLVEGFFPLSTENKKPKKKLKLQFILWFKPAEYEPSWGRILENGTFTGFKNSTFLQRSNCSVTLYQDAHHQHTFQPPFQHSKRSKNLWEDIYRAIEGAKHLIYIAGWSFNPNLALVRDPSTEIMHAKGVKLGELLKRKAEEGVAVRIMLWDDETSLPIIKNKGVMRTHDEDSLAYFRDTKVVCKLVPRLHHKLPSFFAHHQKAITVDSRSHLSSTSREITSFIGGLDLCDGRYDTEEHSLFKTLNTESHCYDFYQTSLSGASLHKGGPREPWHDAHARVTGQAAMDILNNFEQRWNKQIGPSLLIPIRSIPELSNQPNMASTDRDWNVQVFRSIDHVSACPLPMNMPIERSIHEAYVEAIRRADKFIYIENQYFIGGCHLWEQDQHCGCRNLIPIEIALKVANKIKAKERFAVYIVIPMWPEGLPESDSVQDILHWTRETMKMMYKFIGEAIKESGEPGHPRDYLNFFCLANREEEFKGEFVPPYSPHPESQYWKAQKRRRFMVYVHSKLMIVDDTYLLIGSANINQRSMDGQRDTEIAIGCYQSKSEEGDIDQRDVHAYRMSLWYEHTAKAEQAFQEPQSLECMQKIRSIGDQMWKIYDQDEVEDMKGVHLVTYPVNVTAEGHVMDLIERNGHFPDTEALIKGKRSKVLAPTITT, from the exons ATGTGTATACCCTtgacaaatcaaagaaaattctGTATGTTCTCTGATCTTTCCCTCCCAAAATATAGTCAACCAAATATCATCAAGCCTGTGAACAACTGCAAAATGGAGGGCAAATACAAATTTTTTCATGGAACACTTGAAGTCTCTATTTTCCGTGCCACATCTCACAAGTCATCCATTCCCTTTAAG TGTATTTCAGCAAATGGAAAACCTGCATATGTGACAATCAAGATTGATAACAAGACAGTAGCAAAAACAACACAAGAACGTGATCGTGTTTGGAACCAAACCTTTCAAATCCTCTGTGCTCATTCTCCCAATACAACCATTACCATTACTCTAAAGACAAAGTGCACCACTTTAGGAAAATTCACAGTTCATTCTCATAAGCTCTTAAATGAAGCAAGTTTAGTTGAGGGATTCTTCCCACTTTCAACTGAAAACAAGAAGCCAAAGAAGAAACTGAAATTGCAATTCATTTTGTGGTTCAAGCCAGCAGAATATGAACCAAGTTGGGGAAGAATACTAGAGAATGGTACATTCACAGGATTCAAAAACTCAACATTTCTTCAAAGATCAAACTGCAGTGTGACTCTTTATCAAGATGCACATCACCAACATACATTTCAACCACCATTTCAACATTCCAAGAGATCCAAAAACTTGTGGGAGGATATATACAGAGCCATTGAGGGTGCAAAGCATTTGATTTATATTGCAGGCTGGTCTTTCAATCCTAATTTGGCGCTG GTCCGTGATCCCAGTACAGaaattatgcatgcaaaaggagTAAAGCTAGGCGAATTACTTAAGCGCAAAGCAGAGGAAGGTGTGGCTGTGAGGATCATGCTTTGGGACGACGAAACATCCTTACCAATAATCAAGAACAAAGGAGTAATGAGAACACACGACGAAGATTCTTTAGCCTATTTCAGAGACACAAAAGTAGTATGCAAATTAGTTCCCAGATTACACCACAAATTGCCCTCATTCTTTGCACACCATCAGAAAGCAATAACAGTAGATTCAAGAAGTCATCTATCTTCAACTAGCCGAGAAATCACTAGCTTTATCGGTGGTTTAGATCTTTGTGATGGCCGCTATGATACAGAAGAACATTCCTTGTTTAAAACTCTCAACACAGAATCACATTGCTACGATTTCTATCAAACGAGTCTATCTGGTGCAAGCCTACACAAAGGAGGACCGAGAGAACCATGGCACGATGCTCATGCTCGTGTCACAGGACAAGCAGCTATGGATATACTCAACAATTTTGAACAAAGATGGAATAAGCAAATTGGCCCTTCTTTGCTCATTCCTATAAGATCCATTCCAGAACTAAGCAATCAGCCAAACATGGCTTCTACTGATCGCGATTGGAACGTTCAAGTCTTTCGTTCAATTGATCATGTCTCAGCTTGCCCATTGCCAATGAACATGCCAATTGAAAGAAGTATACATGAAGCTTATGTTGAAGCAATAAGGCGGGCTGATAAATTTATTTACATAGAAAATCAGTATTTCATCGGCGGATGTCACCTTTGGGAGCAAGATCAACATTGTGGCTGTAGAAATTTAATTCCAATAGAGATTGCACTAAAAGTTGCTAACAAAATCAAAGCTAAGGAGCGATTCGCTGTGTACATTGTGATACCAATGTGGCCTGAAGGATTGCCAGAGAGTGATTCAGTTCAAGATATATTGCACTGGACTAGAGAAACAATGAAAATGATGTATAAATTTATAGGTGAAGCAATTAAAGAAAGTGGTGAACCAGGGCATCCTAGAGATTACTTGAATTTCTTCTGCCTTGCAAACAGAGAAGAAGAGTTCAAGGGAGAGTTTGTTCCTCCTTATTCTCCACATCCTGAATCACAGTATTGGAAAGCTCAAAAGAGAAGGAGATTCATGGTTTATGTCCACTCTAAGCTAATGATAG TGGATGATACCTACTTATTAATTGGTTCTGCTAACATAAACCAAAGATCCATGGATGGGCAACGAGACACAGAGATTGCAATAGGATGCTATCAGTCGAAAAGTGAAGAAGGTGACATAGATCAAAGGGACGTTCATGCATATCGTATGTCATTGTGGTATGAGCATACAGCAAAAGCAGAACAAGCATTCCAAGAGCCTCAAAGCTTAGAATGCATGCAGAAAATCCGTTCTATCGGAGACCAAATGTGGAAGATTTATGATCAAGATGAAGTAGAAGATATGAAGGGTGTTCATTTGGTAACCTACCCTGTGAATGTGACTGCAGAAGGTCATGTAATGGATCTTATTGAGAGAAATGGTCATTTTCCAGATACAGAAGCACTAATAAAAGGGAAGAGATCAAAAGTTTTAGCACCTACAATTACTACATAG